The genomic stretch TACTACGGTCAATCAAAAAAGTATTCCCATGGGAAGGATCACGGCAGAAACCTTTTTTGAGATCCTGAATGAAAAAGACAAAATCAACAGCATTCCTAAAAAGACAATCCTTAAACCAGAATTGATCATCCGAAATTCTTCGATCAACCCAAAAAACAAGTAAACCAGCACACCTATTAAATCTAATGAAACTCCTTTCCAGACCCAACATCACCTCGTCTAATCGTCCCGTTAAAATTCTACAGTTCGGAAATGGAAATTTCCTTCGCGGATTTACAGATTGGATGATCGAAAAAGCAAATCAAGCCAATGTGTTTGATGGGGATATCCACATTGTTCAGGTTCACAGCAAGTCAGGAAATAACCCAATGAAGGATCAGGATTGCCTGTTCCATGTCATTGAGCAGGGGCTGAAAAAGGGTGAATTAGTACAGGAATCCACCCTGGTGACTAGCGTGTCGGGCATTACAAATGTCTTTGAAGAATATGAAGATTATCTGAAACTGGGAGAAAATCCTGATCTACGGTTTGTTATTTCCAATACCACAGAAGCCGGGATAACATTTGACCCAAAAGATTCCTCTTCGGATAGCATTTCAAATACTTTCCCTGGCAAACTCACTGCCTTGCTTTATCATCGGTACAAGACTTTCCAAGGAGATCCTTCCAAAGGACTGATATTCCTTCCCTGCGAATTGATCGAAGCAAACGGTGCTGTATTGAAAGACTGCATCCAAAAATACATATCCTATTGGAAGTTGCCTGCGGGTTTCTCCGAATGGATCGACTGGAACAATACATTCTGCAATACATTGGTGGACAGGATTGTTCCCGGATTCCCGAAAGAGTCTATCGAAGAGGTTCAAGAGAAAATCGGATACAAAGACGATATGGCCGTCATGGTGGAACCTTACCACTTTTGGGCCATCGAAGGTGCAGATGTGGTAAAGCAGGAATTCCCATTGGATCAGGCAGGACTCAATGTGAAATTTGTGGATAACCTTAGTCCTTTCCGCACCCAAAAAGTAAGAATCCTAAATGGGGGACATACGGCAATGGTGCCTTATGCTTATCTCAAAGGCCTAAGAACAGTAAGAGAAGCTGTGGAAAACCCTGAAATCGGAACCTTCCTAAAAGATGCTATTTACGGTGAGATTATCCCTACGCTCGATATGCCACAGGAAGAACTGGAGCAGTTTGCCAAGGACGTTTTGGAGCGCTTTGCCAATCCCTTCATTGTGCATGAGCTTAAGTCCATCGCATTGAACAGTATTTCTAAATTCAAGGTAAGAGTACTCCCGTCCCTGCTTGCCTATAATGAGCTGAAAAATGAATGGCCGGAGAAATTAATCCTATCTTTCGCTGCGCTTTTGGTGTTCTATAAGGGGGATTACAAAGGAGTAGAAACTCCCGTCAATGACAATACTGATATAATGGATGAATTCAAGGCAGCTTGGGCTCTTGGTTCTACCAATGAAACTGTCGCGAAATTATTGAGTGAGAGATCTTATTGGGGAGAGGACTTAAGGAGCTATCAGGGATTAACTGAAGCTGTATCAGAAGCAGTAGATCAACTTCTACAAGCTTAACCCTATCGAAATTTAGGGCTCGGTCAGATTTAAGATTCTGATTGAAGAAAAGGAAAGCATCATTTTGCTTTCCTTTTCTTCTTTTAATTGCTCTTAAAAGGGCATATCCTGCGCTGTAGTAGTCGGCCCATGGACTACTAAAGTACCGTCAGATTTGATTTCCATTTTATCCAAAAATACTACCCGCTCCTGACCGGATTCTTTGGTACGACCATGATAGACACAATACATATCGCCGTTATCCATGAATACTATATTGTTATGCCCCGTGCCTGTCACTTCCCCGCCTTTATGTGTATTGAGTTCCAGTACGGGATTGTTTGCCGCCTTGGTAAATGGCCCCAATGGGTTTGAGCTGGTAGCGTAACCTACCGCATAATTTTCTCCTGCGTAGTAATTGCTTGAATACATCATATAGTAAATGTCATCATGCTTAAAAATCACAGAACCCTCAGTCCATCTTCTGTTGATTTCCTGCTTGGTAACCGATCTACTTTCCCATTCTGCCTGGTTATCGTCCATGGTGACAGGGGGACGAAGACATAATACAGGTTCCCCGATTACTCCTGAGAAATCAGGCTTCAGTTCCACTCCGTACACCCAACTCTCCTCTATCTCATCGTACCAGCCTTTCTCTCGTGCCCATTTTGCCACTTCACTTTCCACAGGATGTTTGTAACAAGCCCTTGAATAATAGAGGTAGTATTTTCCTCCTTCCCAATACACATTCGCATCTATGATCGGATATCCAGGATCAAATATCGGCTTGTCATACATTTCTATGAATGGCCCGGTCGGACTATCGGATTTCGCCACACCGATCATAAAATTCTCTTCTTCATTGGTAGGATTGACCCTCCACTGGGCACTGAAAAACATATAATAGTTGCCCTCAATTTTATAGACTTCCGGTGCCCAGAAGAATTTGCTTGCCCAGCTTTCTTCCGTGTTTCCCTGATATACCTGCCCTTCAAATTTCCAATCGACCAGATTAGCTGAGGAATAAGCCGCAAATCCATCTTTTGCTCCACCGCCTGTTCCGTACATGTAGTATTTCCCTTCCCCATCATTCAGGATAAAAGGATCTCCAAATGCCACATCCAGCGGGTTTGCATAAGTTTTCACTTCTAACACCTCATCTGATTCCTCCAGCTTGGTTTCCTTACTACTGCAGGACTCAAAACCAATCAATACCAGCAATACGACTCCACTATACTTAGCCAAAATTCTCATGTCTCGGTAATTTTTACTTTTCTAAACTGCCAAAGTACATTGTTTTGTTAAAAGGGGCTTGATTCAGCGCAAGAATGCAGTTAAAATAATTTGGCAAAAACCGATAGGCGGGATTTAATCAGCTCCTTTAACCCAACCCCTAGGATCTTGTTTCATTAACCTCACCAATGCACCATACAGCTCAGGGTTATAATCAAAAAACTCGTGGGGCATCTCAAAGAAAGTCTCCAAGGCTACCGCAAAAAACTCATGGTGATTAAATCCAGCACTTGTCCTAAACACTGATCCCCCTCCCTCATTCACCTTTCTTATTTCTTCGTCTGCAAATTGCAAAAAAGATTTATAAACCTCCGGAGCAAAAAACTCACTTTCCCCATTGTAGTGGATCTGGTTTTCAAGTTTCAATGCATGAGCCACCTCATGGATGCCTAGATTTACACCGTCATGCTCGCTTTCCATTCCCTCCAAAAAGCATTTCCAAGACATCACGATCAGCCCATGTCTGGGATTTACTTCACCACGATGATACTGTCTGGAAATCGTACTGTAATACGTATCTGGGTAAATTAAAATCTTACTAAAATGGGGTAGACGAAGATCTTTCCAACCGAAGGTCACCATCACCATAGTTGCCCCGATCAGGATTTTCATTTCGGAAGTAACAATTCCCAAACCTTCCCTTCCCATAAATGATTTGGTTGTAAGAATTACTTCAAGTTTCTTTCTGAATTCTTTTTTGTGCTTTTCCGAAAGTCTGGCATAATACGGGAATTGTTTCTCAAGAATCTCAATCTCCAAGTTTGTCAAGCGAATTCTCCCAAACATAATCCGAAGTTCAATGAGCAAACTTGCAAGACTGTTCATCCTATAAAAAGGCATCATAAGCTTAAAGTAAAAATGGCAGATACCCGAAGATATCTACCATTTCACTATGGATCAAATTATTATTTTATGGAGATCCGCTTTTCTGCCAACAAAACAAAAGCATCATAGTGTTCAAATAACACTAGCTTAAAGGGTGCTTCGGTCTTCTGTCTGCTGTCTTCCAGCCTCTATTTATCTCGCGTAATTCACCGCTC from Algoriphagus sp. NG3 encodes the following:
- a CDS encoding zinc-dependent peptidase, whose amino-acid sequence is MMPFYRMNSLASLLIELRIMFGRIRLTNLEIEILEKQFPYYARLSEKHKKEFRKKLEVILTTKSFMGREGLGIVTSEMKILIGATMVMVTFGWKDLRLPHFSKILIYPDTYYSTISRQYHRGEVNPRHGLIVMSWKCFLEGMESEHDGVNLGIHEVAHALKLENQIHYNGESEFFAPEVYKSFLQFADEEIRKVNEGGGSVFRTSAGFNHHEFFAVALETFFEMPHEFFDYNPELYGALVRLMKQDPRGWVKGAD
- a CDS encoding tagaturonate reductase — encoded protein: MKLLSRPNITSSNRPVKILQFGNGNFLRGFTDWMIEKANQANVFDGDIHIVQVHSKSGNNPMKDQDCLFHVIEQGLKKGELVQESTLVTSVSGITNVFEEYEDYLKLGENPDLRFVISNTTEAGITFDPKDSSSDSISNTFPGKLTALLYHRYKTFQGDPSKGLIFLPCELIEANGAVLKDCIQKYISYWKLPAGFSEWIDWNNTFCNTLVDRIVPGFPKESIEEVQEKIGYKDDMAVMVEPYHFWAIEGADVVKQEFPLDQAGLNVKFVDNLSPFRTQKVRILNGGHTAMVPYAYLKGLRTVREAVENPEIGTFLKDAIYGEIIPTLDMPQEELEQFAKDVLERFANPFIVHELKSIALNSISKFKVRVLPSLLAYNELKNEWPEKLILSFAALLVFYKGDYKGVETPVNDNTDIMDEFKAAWALGSTNETVAKLLSERSYWGEDLRSYQGLTEAVSEAVDQLLQA
- a CDS encoding glycoside hydrolase family 43 protein, with the protein product MRILAKYSGVVLLVLIGFESCSSKETKLEESDEVLEVKTYANPLDVAFGDPFILNDGEGKYYMYGTGGGAKDGFAAYSSANLVDWKFEGQVYQGNTEESWASKFFWAPEVYKIEGNYYMFFSAQWRVNPTNEEENFMIGVAKSDSPTGPFIEMYDKPIFDPGYPIIDANVYWEGGKYYLYYSRACYKHPVESEVAKWAREKGWYDEIEESWVYGVELKPDFSGVIGEPVLCLRPPVTMDDNQAEWESRSVTKQEINRRWTEGSVIFKHDDIYYMMYSSNYYAGENYAVGYATSSNPLGPFTKAANNPVLELNTHKGGEVTGTGHNNIVFMDNGDMYCVYHGRTKESGQERVVFLDKMEIKSDGTLVVHGPTTTAQDMPF